From the Gymnogyps californianus isolate 813 chromosome 2, ASM1813914v2, whole genome shotgun sequence genome, one window contains:
- the LYPLA1 gene encoding acyl-protein thioesterase 1 isoform X6, producing the protein MPVSLNMNMAMPSWFDIIGLSPDSQEDEVGIKQAAENVKALIDQEVKNGIPSNRIILGGFSQGGALSLYTALTTQQKLAGVVALSCWLPLRASFPQAPISGVNKEIAVLQCHGDCDPLVPLMFGSLTVEKLKSMINPANITFRTYSGMMHSSCIEEMMDVKQFIDKHLPPVD; encoded by the exons ATGCCAGTTTCTTTGAACATGAACATGGCTATGCCGTCATG GTTTGATATCATTGGACTTTCTCCAGATTCACAGGAAGATGAAGTTGGGATCAAGCAGGCAGCGGAGAATG TTAAAGCACTGATAGATCAAGAAGTAAAAAATGGAATTCCTTCTAATCGAATTATTCTGGGAGGCTTTTCTCAG GGAGGTGCTTTATCATTGTATACAGCTCTTACAACTCAACAAAAATTAGCAGGTGTTGTAGCCCTCAGCTGTTGGCTTCCTCTACGGGCTTCTTTTCCTCAG GCCCCTATCAGTGGTGTCAACAAGGAGATTGCTGTTCTTCAGTGCCATGGGGACTGTGACCCATTGGTTCCTTTAATGTTCGGTTCTCTCACTGTTGAGAAGCTAAAGAGTATGATAAATCCAGCCAACATAACCTTCAGGACTTACTCTGGCATGATGCATAGCTCATGTATTGAG GAGATGATGGATGTAAAACAGTTCATAGACAAACATCTACCTCCCGTAGACTGA
- the LYPLA1 gene encoding acyl-protein thioesterase 1 isoform X3 codes for MCGNNMSAPLPAIVPAARKATAAVIFLHGLGDTGHGWSEALAGIRSPHVKYICPHAPVMPVSLNMNMAMPSWFDIIGLSPDSQEDEVGIKQAAENVKALIDQEVKNGIPSNRIILGGFSQGGALSLYTALTTQQKLAGVVALSCWLPLRASFPQCHGDCDPLVPLMFGSLTVEKLKSMINPANITFRTYSGMMHSSCIEEMMDVKQFIDKHLPPVD; via the exons ATGTGCGGCAACAACATGTCGGCGCCGCTCCCCGCCATCGTCCCGGCCGCCAGGAAGGCGACGGCTGCC gtcatttttcttcatggatTGGGAGATACCGG GCATGGATGGTCAGAAGCCCTCGCAGGTATCAGAAGCCCccatgtaaaatacatttgccCACATGC GCCAGTTATGCCAGTTTCTTTGAACATGAACATGGCTATGCCGTCATG GTTTGATATCATTGGACTTTCTCCAGATTCACAGGAAGATGAAGTTGGGATCAAGCAGGCAGCGGAGAATG TTAAAGCACTGATAGATCAAGAAGTAAAAAATGGAATTCCTTCTAATCGAATTATTCTGGGAGGCTTTTCTCAG GGAGGTGCTTTATCATTGTATACAGCTCTTACAACTCAACAAAAATTAGCAGGTGTTGTAGCCCTCAGCTGTTGGCTTCCTCTACGGGCTTCTTTTCCTCAG TGCCATGGGGACTGTGACCCATTGGTTCCTTTAATGTTCGGTTCTCTCACTGTTGAGAAGCTAAAGAGTATGATAAATCCAGCCAACATAACCTTCAGGACTTACTCTGGCATGATGCATAGCTCATGTATTGAG GAGATGATGGATGTAAAACAGTTCATAGACAAACATCTACCTCCCGTAGACTGA
- the LYPLA1 gene encoding acyl-protein thioesterase 1 isoform X1, translated as MCGNNMSAPLPAIVPAARKATAAVIFLHGLGDTGHGWSEALAGIRSPHVKYICPHAPVMPVSLNMNMAMPSWFDIIGLSPDSQEDEVGIKQAAENVKALIDQEVKNGIPSNRIILGGFSQGGALSLYTALTTQQKLAGVVALSCWLPLRASFPQAPISGVNKEIAVLQCHGDCDPLVPLMFGSLTVEKLKSMINPANITFRTYSGMMHSSCIEEMMDVKQFIDKHLPPVD; from the exons ATGTGCGGCAACAACATGTCGGCGCCGCTCCCCGCCATCGTCCCGGCCGCCAGGAAGGCGACGGCTGCC gtcatttttcttcatggatTGGGAGATACCGG GCATGGATGGTCAGAAGCCCTCGCAGGTATCAGAAGCCCccatgtaaaatacatttgccCACATGC GCCAGTTATGCCAGTTTCTTTGAACATGAACATGGCTATGCCGTCATG GTTTGATATCATTGGACTTTCTCCAGATTCACAGGAAGATGAAGTTGGGATCAAGCAGGCAGCGGAGAATG TTAAAGCACTGATAGATCAAGAAGTAAAAAATGGAATTCCTTCTAATCGAATTATTCTGGGAGGCTTTTCTCAG GGAGGTGCTTTATCATTGTATACAGCTCTTACAACTCAACAAAAATTAGCAGGTGTTGTAGCCCTCAGCTGTTGGCTTCCTCTACGGGCTTCTTTTCCTCAG GCCCCTATCAGTGGTGTCAACAAGGAGATTGCTGTTCTTCAGTGCCATGGGGACTGTGACCCATTGGTTCCTTTAATGTTCGGTTCTCTCACTGTTGAGAAGCTAAAGAGTATGATAAATCCAGCCAACATAACCTTCAGGACTTACTCTGGCATGATGCATAGCTCATGTATTGAG GAGATGATGGATGTAAAACAGTTCATAGACAAACATCTACCTCCCGTAGACTGA
- the LYPLA1 gene encoding acyl-protein thioesterase 1 isoform X2, which yields MCGNNMSAPLPAIVPAARKATAAVIFLHGLGDTGHGWSEALAGIRSPHVKYICPHAPVMPVSLNMNMAMPSWFDIIGLSPDSQEDEVGIKQAAENVKALIDQEVKNGIPSNRIILGGFSQGGALSLYTALTTQQKLAGVVALSCWLPLRASFPQVFIGVNKEIAVLQCHGDCDPLVPLMFGSLTVEKLKSMINPANITFRTYSGMMHSSCIEEMMDVKQFIDKHLPPVD from the exons ATGTGCGGCAACAACATGTCGGCGCCGCTCCCCGCCATCGTCCCGGCCGCCAGGAAGGCGACGGCTGCC gtcatttttcttcatggatTGGGAGATACCGG GCATGGATGGTCAGAAGCCCTCGCAGGTATCAGAAGCCCccatgtaaaatacatttgccCACATGC GCCAGTTATGCCAGTTTCTTTGAACATGAACATGGCTATGCCGTCATG GTTTGATATCATTGGACTTTCTCCAGATTCACAGGAAGATGAAGTTGGGATCAAGCAGGCAGCGGAGAATG TTAAAGCACTGATAGATCAAGAAGTAAAAAATGGAATTCCTTCTAATCGAATTATTCTGGGAGGCTTTTCTCAG GGAGGTGCTTTATCATTGTATACAGCTCTTACAACTCAACAAAAATTAGCAGGTGTTGTAGCCCTCAGCTGTTGGCTTCCTCTACGGGCTTCTTTTCCTCAGGTATTTAT TGGTGTCAACAAGGAGATTGCTGTTCTTCAGTGCCATGGGGACTGTGACCCATTGGTTCCTTTAATGTTCGGTTCTCTCACTGTTGAGAAGCTAAAGAGTATGATAAATCCAGCCAACATAACCTTCAGGACTTACTCTGGCATGATGCATAGCTCATGTATTGAG GAGATGATGGATGTAAAACAGTTCATAGACAAACATCTACCTCCCGTAGACTGA
- the LYPLA1 gene encoding acyl-protein thioesterase 1 isoform X5, whose translation MCGNNMSAPLPAIVPAARKATAAVIFLHGLGDTGHGWSEALAGIRSPHVKYICPHAPVMPVSLNMNMAMPSWFDIIGLSPDSQEDEVGIKQAAENVKALIDQEVKNGIPSNRIILGGFSQAPISGVNKEIAVLQCHGDCDPLVPLMFGSLTVEKLKSMINPANITFRTYSGMMHSSCIEEMMDVKQFIDKHLPPVD comes from the exons ATGTGCGGCAACAACATGTCGGCGCCGCTCCCCGCCATCGTCCCGGCCGCCAGGAAGGCGACGGCTGCC gtcatttttcttcatggatTGGGAGATACCGG GCATGGATGGTCAGAAGCCCTCGCAGGTATCAGAAGCCCccatgtaaaatacatttgccCACATGC GCCAGTTATGCCAGTTTCTTTGAACATGAACATGGCTATGCCGTCATG GTTTGATATCATTGGACTTTCTCCAGATTCACAGGAAGATGAAGTTGGGATCAAGCAGGCAGCGGAGAATG TTAAAGCACTGATAGATCAAGAAGTAAAAAATGGAATTCCTTCTAATCGAATTATTCTGGGAGGCTTTTCTCAG GCCCCTATCAGTGGTGTCAACAAGGAGATTGCTGTTCTTCAGTGCCATGGGGACTGTGACCCATTGGTTCCTTTAATGTTCGGTTCTCTCACTGTTGAGAAGCTAAAGAGTATGATAAATCCAGCCAACATAACCTTCAGGACTTACTCTGGCATGATGCATAGCTCATGTATTGAG GAGATGATGGATGTAAAACAGTTCATAGACAAACATCTACCTCCCGTAGACTGA
- the LYPLA1 gene encoding acyl-protein thioesterase 1 isoform X4, with protein sequence MCGNNMSAPLPAIVPAARKATAAVIFLHGLGDTGHGWSEALAGIRSPHVKYICPHAFDIIGLSPDSQEDEVGIKQAAENVKALIDQEVKNGIPSNRIILGGFSQGGALSLYTALTTQQKLAGVVALSCWLPLRASFPQAPISGVNKEIAVLQCHGDCDPLVPLMFGSLTVEKLKSMINPANITFRTYSGMMHSSCIEEMMDVKQFIDKHLPPVD encoded by the exons ATGTGCGGCAACAACATGTCGGCGCCGCTCCCCGCCATCGTCCCGGCCGCCAGGAAGGCGACGGCTGCC gtcatttttcttcatggatTGGGAGATACCGG GCATGGATGGTCAGAAGCCCTCGCAGGTATCAGAAGCCCccatgtaaaatacatttgccCACATGC GTTTGATATCATTGGACTTTCTCCAGATTCACAGGAAGATGAAGTTGGGATCAAGCAGGCAGCGGAGAATG TTAAAGCACTGATAGATCAAGAAGTAAAAAATGGAATTCCTTCTAATCGAATTATTCTGGGAGGCTTTTCTCAG GGAGGTGCTTTATCATTGTATACAGCTCTTACAACTCAACAAAAATTAGCAGGTGTTGTAGCCCTCAGCTGTTGGCTTCCTCTACGGGCTTCTTTTCCTCAG GCCCCTATCAGTGGTGTCAACAAGGAGATTGCTGTTCTTCAGTGCCATGGGGACTGTGACCCATTGGTTCCTTTAATGTTCGGTTCTCTCACTGTTGAGAAGCTAAAGAGTATGATAAATCCAGCCAACATAACCTTCAGGACTTACTCTGGCATGATGCATAGCTCATGTATTGAG GAGATGATGGATGTAAAACAGTTCATAGACAAACATCTACCTCCCGTAGACTGA